The Chloroflexi bacterium ADurb.Bin180 genome includes a region encoding these proteins:
- a CDS encoding molybdopterin synthase small subunit — MRVTVRLYAGLSRYGPHGPAGEAFDYTLPEDSTVHDLLCALGVPDHAPVVALVQHQVVELDHPLADGDALALFPPVAGG, encoded by the coding sequence ATGCGCGTCACGGTCAGGCTCTATGCCGGGCTCAGCAGGTACGGGCCTCACGGGCCGGCGGGGGAGGCCTTTGACTATACGTTGCCCGAGGACAGCACCGTGCACGACCTGCTCTGTGCGCTGGGCGTGCCCGACCATGCGCCGGTCGTGGCGTTGGTCCAGCACCAGGTGGTCGAGCTCGACCACCCCCTGGCCGATGGCGACGCGTTGGCCCTGTTTCCGCCCGTGGCCGGAGGGTGA
- the buk2 gene encoding Butyrate kinase 2, whose amino-acid sequence MSKAKGKQQWRILVINPGSTSTKLAVFDNEASTCSETLVHPPEQLVAFPRIPDQYAFRRDAVLGFLERNQVPVSSLSAVVGRGGLLRPLASGTYLVNDKMLAELRTPNKDRDHPSNLGALIASEIAQPVGIPALIVDPVCVDEFEPLARVAGLPDFERRSFSHALSLKSAGRRAAAQLGRPYEELNLVIAHLGGGISVSAHRQGRMVDVNQALDGTGPFSPERVGGLPFGDVLRMAFSGKHTYEQLFRRMTRQGGLLAHLGTTNAVEVEERIRQGDEHARLIYEAMAYQIAKEIGLMATVLKGQVDAVVITGGLAYSEMLVSWIRERVEWIAPLLVFPGQDEMLAMAQGALRVLRGEQAAREY is encoded by the coding sequence ATGAGCAAGGCCAAAGGCAAGCAGCAGTGGCGCATCCTGGTCATCAATCCCGGTTCTACCTCCACCAAGCTGGCCGTGTTCGACAACGAGGCCTCGACCTGTAGCGAGACCCTTGTCCATCCTCCCGAGCAACTGGTGGCCTTTCCGCGCATTCCCGACCAGTACGCCTTTCGCCGCGACGCGGTGCTGGGCTTTCTGGAGAGGAATCAGGTGCCGGTCTCCAGCCTGAGTGCCGTGGTGGGGCGCGGCGGGCTGCTGCGGCCACTGGCCAGCGGCACCTACCTCGTGAACGACAAGATGCTGGCCGAGCTGCGCACGCCGAACAAGGACCGTGACCATCCCTCGAACCTGGGAGCGCTGATCGCCAGCGAGATCGCCCAGCCGGTGGGCATTCCGGCCCTGATCGTCGACCCGGTCTGTGTGGACGAGTTCGAGCCTCTGGCGCGCGTGGCCGGCCTGCCCGATTTCGAGCGCCGTTCGTTTTCTCATGCTCTGAGCCTCAAGAGCGCCGGACGCCGCGCCGCGGCGCAGCTCGGGCGGCCCTATGAGGAGCTGAACCTCGTCATTGCCCATCTGGGCGGCGGCATTTCGGTGAGCGCGCACCGCCAGGGGCGGATGGTCGATGTCAACCAGGCGCTGGACGGCACGGGCCCTTTCAGCCCCGAACGCGTCGGCGGCCTGCCCTTCGGCGACGTGCTGCGAATGGCCTTCTCCGGCAAACATACGTACGAGCAGCTCTTTCGCCGGATGACCCGCCAGGGCGGCCTGCTGGCCCACCTGGGCACCACCAACGCCGTCGAGGTCGAGGAGCGCATCAGGCAGGGCGACGAACACGCCCGCCTGATCTATGAAGCGATGGCCTATCAGATTGCCAAGGAGATCGGCCTGATGGCCACCGTGCTCAAAGGCCAGGTCGATGCCGTGGTCATCACTGGCGGGCTGGCCTACTCGGAAATGCTCGTGTCGTGGATCCGCGAGCGCGTCGAGTGGATCGCTCCGCTGCTCGTCTTTCCCGGCCAGGACGAGATGCTGGCGATGGCCCAGGGCGCGCTGCGCGTGCTGCGCGGCGAGCAGGCCGCCAGGGAGTACTGA